A part of Streptomyces sp. NBC_01235 genomic DNA contains:
- a CDS encoding sacsin N-terminal ATP-binding-like domain-containing protein: protein MSKFVRPAPEGADPFGTARLRRGVLDAWATSPARFREDANAEEDLVLGGYRDRLVVELAQNAADAAARAKVPGRLRLTLRDGVLVAANTGAPLDAAGVESLATLRASAKREAQQSAVAVGRFGVGFAAVVAVTDEPAVVGRHGGVRWSLAEARELAQDTARHSPGLGDEIRRRDGHVPLLRLPFAAQGTAPDPYDTAVILPLRDTAAADLAERLLTAVDDALLLALPGLEEVVIEVDDHAPRTLRRSADPADGALTVVADTRDGTTRWRVAAAHGPLSPELLADRPVEERLRPHWSVTWAVPVDEDGAPARPRTTPVVHAPTPSDEPLGVPALLIASFPLDTTRRHAAPGPLTDHLVQRAADVYTELLAGWRPVGTGIIDLVPGPLGKGVLDGALRQAVLERLPRTAFLPPAVRPAPENEGEDGAGVEDVIELPEALRPRDAEVVEGAGADTVRVLAEVLPTLLPAGLERRAELRTLGVARIPLADAIDRLAGLEKDPDWWYRLYDSLAGVDPDRLSGLPVPLADGRTTIGPRQVLLPLPDGPTPDDTWAATSESLARLGLKVAHQDAAHPLLEKLGALPATPRAVLTTPQVRAAVAASLDDDGGAWDDRDAPDAEELADTVLALVRDAGLEPGDEPWLGALALPDEDGELVPAGELVLPGSPFASVIREDELAAVDAELADKWGEQPLAACGVLANFALVRATDVVLDPDELEPREGDFAEPDDAGLLDAVDVWCEDILDRFPDSPVPPVATELVAVRDLDLVDEDRWPQALALLARPPLRDALIQPVRILLPDGTHEAVRPYTAWWLRGNPVLDGRRPAGLLAAGGDPLLHGLYDEADATGFDDEQVLRALGVRTSVAALLDEPGGAAELLDRLADPDRPVTSAQLHGLYGALAELDPEQVTLPDELRAVVDGRVEVVDAADAVVVDSPDLLPFTQGVPLLPVRPSRAAELAELFQVRRLSESVTGGVDSEGAEHDVPESVRVLLGPRTPDTYVEHEELVVDGVEIDWRLTADGVLHAATLEGVAAGLAWAARQWPRRFEVAALLEDPSRTRELARDRWFD, encoded by the coding sequence GTGAGCAAGTTCGTGCGGCCGGCACCCGAGGGCGCGGACCCCTTCGGCACGGCCCGCCTGCGTCGCGGAGTGCTGGACGCCTGGGCCACGAGTCCCGCCCGTTTCCGGGAGGACGCCAACGCCGAGGAGGACCTCGTCCTCGGCGGGTACCGGGACCGGCTCGTCGTCGAGCTCGCTCAGAACGCCGCCGACGCCGCCGCCAGGGCCAAAGTGCCGGGGCGGCTGCGGCTCACCCTCCGCGACGGTGTCCTCGTCGCCGCCAACACGGGCGCGCCCCTGGACGCCGCCGGCGTCGAGTCACTCGCCACGCTCCGGGCCTCCGCCAAGCGTGAGGCCCAGCAGTCGGCCGTGGCCGTCGGGCGGTTCGGCGTCGGCTTCGCCGCCGTCGTCGCCGTCACCGACGAGCCCGCCGTGGTGGGGCGGCACGGGGGTGTCCGCTGGTCCCTCGCGGAGGCTCGCGAGCTGGCCCAGGACACCGCCCGGCACAGCCCCGGCCTCGGTGACGAGATCCGCAGGCGTGACGGACATGTGCCGCTGCTCCGGCTGCCCTTCGCCGCCCAGGGCACCGCGCCCGACCCGTACGACACCGCCGTCATCCTGCCCTTGCGCGACACCGCCGCCGCCGATCTCGCCGAACGGCTCCTCACCGCCGTCGACGACGCTCTGCTGCTCGCCCTCCCGGGGCTGGAGGAGGTCGTGATCGAGGTCGACGACCACGCTCCGCGCACCCTCCGCCGTTCCGCCGACCCCGCCGACGGCGCCCTCACCGTCGTGGCGGACACGCGGGACGGGACCACGCGGTGGCGGGTCGCCGCCGCGCACGGTCCCCTCAGCCCCGAGCTGCTGGCCGACCGGCCGGTGGAGGAGCGGCTGCGGCCCCACTGGTCGGTCACCTGGGCCGTGCCGGTCGACGAGGACGGGGCGCCCGCCCGGCCCCGCACCACTCCCGTCGTCCACGCGCCCACCCCCAGCGACGAGCCCCTCGGCGTGCCCGCCCTGCTCATCGCCTCCTTCCCCCTCGACACCACCCGCCGGCACGCCGCCCCCGGACCGCTGACCGACCACCTCGTGCAGCGTGCGGCGGACGTGTACACCGAACTCCTCGCCGGCTGGCGGCCGGTGGGCACGGGGATCATCGATCTCGTGCCCGGGCCGCTGGGCAAGGGGGTGCTGGACGGGGCCCTTCGGCAGGCCGTCCTCGAGCGGCTGCCGCGCACCGCGTTCCTGCCGCCCGCCGTCCGGCCCGCGCCCGAGAACGAGGGCGAGGACGGGGCCGGGGTCGAGGACGTGATCGAGCTTCCGGAGGCCTTGCGGCCCCGTGACGCCGAGGTCGTCGAGGGTGCCGGCGCCGACACCGTGCGGGTGCTGGCGGAGGTGCTGCCGACCCTGCTGCCCGCCGGGCTGGAGCGGCGGGCCGAGCTGCGCACACTGGGCGTCGCCCGGATCCCGCTCGCCGACGCGATCGACCGGCTGGCCGGTCTGGAGAAGGACCCGGACTGGTGGTACCGGCTCTACGACAGCCTCGCCGGGGTCGATCCGGACCGGCTCTCCGGGCTTCCCGTGCCGCTCGCCGACGGGCGGACCACCATCGGTCCGCGCCAGGTGCTGCTGCCCCTCCCCGACGGCCCCACCCCCGACGACACCTGGGCCGCCACCTCCGAATCCCTCGCCCGGCTCGGTCTCAAGGTCGCCCACCAGGACGCCGCGCACCCCCTCCTGGAGAAGCTCGGCGCGCTGCCCGCCACGCCCCGCGCCGTCCTGACCACCCCGCAGGTGCGGGCCGCCGTCGCCGCCTCCCTGGACGACGACGGCGGCGCCTGGGACGACAGGGACGCCCCGGACGCGGAGGAGCTCGCCGACACGGTCCTCGCCCTCGTCCGGGACGCCGGTCTGGAGCCCGGGGACGAGCCCTGGCTCGGCGCCCTCGCCCTGCCCGACGAGGACGGGGAACTCGTCCCCGCCGGTGAACTGGTGCTGCCGGGCAGCCCGTTCGCCTCCGTCATCCGGGAGGACGAACTCGCCGCTGTCGACGCCGAGTTGGCGGACAAATGGGGTGAACAGCCCCTCGCGGCCTGTGGCGTGCTGGCCAACTTCGCGCTCGTGCGTGCCACGGACGTCGTCCTGGACCCGGACGAACTGGAGCCCCGCGAAGGGGACTTCGCCGAACCCGACGACGCCGGGCTGCTGGACGCCGTCGACGTGTGGTGCGAGGACATCCTCGACCGCTTCCCCGACTCGCCCGTGCCGCCCGTCGCCACCGAGCTCGTCGCCGTCCGCGACCTCGACCTCGTCGACGAGGACCGCTGGCCGCAGGCCCTCGCGCTGCTCGCCCGGCCGCCGCTGCGCGACGCCCTCATCCAGCCCGTCCGCATCCTCCTCCCGGACGGCACCCACGAGGCCGTACGGCCCTACACCGCCTGGTGGTTGCGCGGAAACCCGGTGCTCGACGGGCGGCGCCCGGCCGGCCTGCTGGCCGCCGGCGGGGACCCGCTCCTGCACGGCCTGTACGACGAGGCCGACGCCACCGGGTTCGACGACGAGCAGGTGCTGCGGGCGCTGGGCGTACGGACCTCCGTGGCGGCCCTCCTCGACGAGCCCGGCGGCGCCGCCGAACTCCTCGACCGGCTGGCCGACCCGGATCGCCCCGTCACCTCCGCCCAACTGCACGGCCTCTACGGTGCGTTGGCCGAGCTGGACCCCGAGCAGGTGACCCTCCCCGACGAGCTGCGGGCCGTCGTCGACGGGCGGGTCGAGGTCGTGGACGCCGCCGACGCCGTCGTCGTCGACTCGCCCGATCTGCTGCCGTTCACGCAGGGCGTCCCGCTGCTGCCCGTACGGCCCTCGCGCGCCGCCGAACTGGCCGAGCTGTTCCAGGTGCGGCGGCTGAGCGAGTCCGTGACCGGGGGCGTCGACTCCGAGGGCGCCGAGCACGACGTACCGGAGTCGGTGCGGGTGCTGCTCGGGCCGCGCACGCCCGACACGTACGTCGAGCACGAGGAACTCGTCGTCGACGGCGTGGAGATCGACTGGCGGCTGACGGCCGACGGCGTCCTGCACGCCGCCACCCTGGAGGGCGTGGCCGCCGGGCTCGCCTGGGCGGCACGGCAGTGGCCGCGCCGTTTCGAGGTCGCGGCCCTGCTGGAGGACCCGTCACGGACCCGGGAACTGGCCCGCGACCGCTGGTTCGACTGA
- a CDS encoding DUF3027 domain-containing protein, whose product MSAATTRSRTPDRLCAEAVDLARAAAEEAAAPGVVGEHVGMLSEGDRVVTHYFGCKELGYRGWRWAVTVARASRAKIVTLDEVVLLPGPDAVLAPEWVPWSERLRPGDMGPGDLLPTDAEDLRLEPGFTGVDEPLPNSPVSEQMAELVEAEDAEVTPAASAKLPTTPVRGTIAAVAEELGMRRARVLSRYGLHIAADRWEEGYGPQTPMAQAAPATCQSCGFLTPIGGSLGQAFGVCANEFSPADGRVVSLAYGCGGHSEAAVMPAPPRPAPPVIDETRVDPFPLRPAPDSGSVPTVEDEDAAELGHS is encoded by the coding sequence GTGAGCGCAGCGACCACGCGAAGCCGCACCCCCGACCGCCTGTGCGCCGAGGCCGTCGACCTCGCCCGTGCCGCAGCCGAGGAGGCAGCCGCCCCCGGCGTGGTCGGAGAGCACGTAGGCATGCTCTCCGAGGGCGACCGGGTGGTCACCCACTACTTCGGGTGCAAGGAGCTCGGGTACCGGGGCTGGCGCTGGGCGGTGACGGTGGCGCGGGCGTCCCGCGCGAAGATCGTCACCCTGGACGAGGTGGTCCTCCTCCCCGGCCCCGACGCGGTGCTGGCGCCCGAGTGGGTCCCGTGGAGCGAGCGGCTGCGCCCCGGCGACATGGGCCCCGGCGACCTCCTGCCCACGGACGCGGAGGACCTCCGTCTGGAGCCCGGCTTCACCGGCGTGGACGAGCCGCTGCCGAACTCGCCCGTCTCCGAGCAGATGGCCGAGCTGGTGGAGGCGGAGGACGCCGAGGTGACCCCGGCCGCGTCGGCGAAGCTGCCCACGACACCGGTGCGCGGGACGATCGCCGCGGTGGCCGAGGAGCTGGGGATGCGCCGGGCCCGGGTGCTGTCCCGGTACGGCCTGCACATCGCCGCGGACCGCTGGGAGGAGGGCTACGGCCCCCAGACGCCCATGGCCCAGGCGGCCCCCGCGACCTGCCAGAGCTGCGGTTTCCTCACGCCCATCGGGGGCTCCCTCGGGCAGGCCTTCGGCGTCTGCGCCAACGAGTTCTCCCCGGCGGACGGCCGGGTCGTCTCCCTGGCGTACGGCTGTGGGGGCCACTCGGAGGCAGCGGTGATGCCCGCGCCGCCGCGGCCCGCCCCGCCGGTGATCGACGAGACCCGGGTGGATCCGTTCCCGCTGCGTCCGGCCCCGGATTCGGGGTCCGTGCCGACGGTGGAGGACGAGGACGCGGCGGAGCTGGGGCACTCCTAG
- a CDS encoding MFS transporter produces MAAARTPQGATGIGATKGNKGRSRVSGSGRMSGSVRAIGRALHFPFTGTARGIRKATHAHGAGESGLGKLIELHGVNGAGDVMITIALASTVFFSVPTDEARGRVALYLAITMAPFTVLAPVIGPLLDRLPHGRRAAMAGSMIARAILALVLSSAVATGSIQLYPAALGVLVSSKAYGVVRSAVVPRLLPPSFSLVKANSRVTLGGLLATGVAAPVGAGLQALGPRYPLYGAFVIFVAGTFLSFSLPRKVDSAKGEDVALLAADEQHLHGPHLKPVKRPGLRTVGIAVTHALGANAALRWFSGFLTFFLAFLLREHPLTGQSAAVSLGMVVVAAGVGNALGTAVGAWLRSKAPELIIVTVVAVVLGAALITAVFFGAFLVACLAALTGFSQALAKLSLDALIQRDVPELVRTSAFARSETLLQVSSVFGGVVGIVMPLNGTLGLSVAAAVVAVGWLTTVRGLLSSVRHGGGATPRAA; encoded by the coding sequence GTGGCAGCCGCGAGGACACCCCAGGGCGCCACCGGGATCGGTGCGACGAAGGGGAACAAGGGGAGGAGCCGGGTGAGCGGTTCGGGCCGGATGAGCGGGTCCGTCCGCGCGATCGGCCGTGCCCTGCACTTCCCGTTCACCGGCACCGCCCGCGGCATCAGAAAGGCCACGCACGCGCACGGCGCCGGCGAGTCCGGCCTCGGCAAGCTGATCGAGCTGCACGGCGTGAACGGCGCCGGCGACGTCATGATCACCATCGCGCTCGCCTCCACCGTCTTCTTCTCCGTGCCGACCGACGAGGCCCGCGGGCGCGTCGCGCTCTACCTCGCCATCACCATGGCGCCCTTCACCGTCCTCGCCCCCGTGATCGGCCCCCTCCTGGACCGGCTCCCGCACGGACGGCGCGCCGCCATGGCCGGGTCCATGATCGCCCGGGCGATCCTCGCGCTCGTCCTGTCCAGCGCGGTCGCCACCGGCAGCATCCAGCTGTACCCGGCCGCGCTCGGCGTGCTCGTCTCCTCCAAGGCGTACGGGGTCGTCAGAAGCGCCGTGGTGCCACGCCTCCTGCCGCCCAGCTTCTCCCTCGTCAAGGCGAACTCGCGGGTCACCCTCGGCGGCCTGCTGGCCACCGGCGTCGCCGCGCCCGTGGGCGCCGGGCTACAGGCCCTCGGGCCGCGCTATCCGCTCTACGGCGCCTTCGTGATCTTCGTGGCCGGTACGTTCCTGTCGTTCTCGCTGCCCCGCAAGGTGGACTCCGCCAAGGGCGAGGACGTCGCGCTGCTCGCCGCCGACGAGCAGCACCTGCACGGCCCGCACCTCAAGCCGGTGAAGCGGCCGGGGCTCAGGACGGTCGGCATCGCCGTCACCCACGCCCTGGGCGCCAACGCGGCCCTGCGCTGGTTTTCCGGGTTCCTGACCTTCTTCCTGGCGTTCCTGCTGCGCGAGCACCCGCTGACCGGGCAGAGCGCGGCGGTGTCGCTGGGCATGGTGGTCGTGGCGGCCGGCGTGGGCAACGCGCTCGGGACGGCGGTGGGGGCGTGGCTGCGCTCCAAGGCCCCGGAGCTGATCATCGTGACGGTCGTCGCCGTCGTCCTGGGCGCGGCGCTCATCACCGCCGTCTTCTTCGGGGCGTTCCTGGTGGCCTGCCTGGCGGCGCTCACCGGGTTCTCGCAGGCGCTCGCCAAGCTGTCCCTGGACGCGCTGATCCAGCGGGACGTGCCGGAGCTGGTGCGCACCTCGGCGTTCGCCCGCTCGGAGACGCTGCTCCAGGTGTCCTCGGTGTTCGGCGGCGTGGTCGGCATCGTCATGCCGCTGAACGGGACGCTGGGCCTGTCGGTGGCCGCCGCGGTGGTCGCCGTGGGCTGGCTGACCACGGTCCGCGGCCTGCTGTCCTCGGTGCGGCACGGGGGCGGCGCGACGCCCCGGGCGGCGTGA
- a CDS encoding DUF2771 domain-containing protein: protein MTTMPRGGAADVLGVRRRRRAVAAAGAVSAGLLVLSACDKPTPLSTITVGRDSVSSEATCGGEGDTLQAAELTKCLADKDIKSISVDPDETVRLGVDPDVADKRWTILMNGQPLTEDSDKTYRTIPGSVFFNAQYGAQGDSTLVTIKAGDGKKDSQSATGLWSFKLKKDD from the coding sequence ATGACCACGATGCCCCGCGGCGGAGCCGCTGATGTACTCGGCGTTCGGCGACGCCGCCGCGCCGTCGCCGCCGCCGGCGCCGTTTCCGCCGGACTGCTCGTCCTGTCGGCCTGCGACAAGCCGACCCCCCTGTCCACGATCACCGTCGGCCGCGACTCGGTCAGCTCCGAGGCCACCTGCGGCGGCGAGGGCGACACCCTTCAGGCCGCGGAGCTCACCAAGTGCCTCGCCGACAAGGACATCAAGTCCATCAGCGTCGACCCTGACGAGACCGTCCGCTTGGGCGTCGACCCCGACGTGGCCGACAAGCGCTGGACGATCCTCATGAACGGCCAGCCGCTCACCGAGGACAGCGACAAGACCTACCGGACGATCCCGGGCAGCGTCTTCTTCAACGCCCAGTACGGCGCCCAGGGCGACTCCACGCTCGTCACCATCAAGGCGGGCGACGGCAAGAAGGACAGCCAGTCGGCGACCGGCCTGTGGTCCTTCAAGCTCAAGAAGGACGACTGA
- a CDS encoding futalosine hydrolase has protein sequence MVLQAQEGRLTTSRARVLVATAVPAERDAVARALPDPSADIRLPGVTLYRTAGIYDLLAAGVGPALAAASVSAALTAAALNGAPYGLVVSTGIAGGFAPAAPVGSLVVADEITAADLGAETADGFLPVTELGFGTVTHRPPESLVRETSAAAGALTGVVLTVSTVTGTAARAAALRERHPRALAEAMEGFGVAEAAAAHGAPVLEIRAVSNPVGPRDRAAWRIGDALAALTTAFGKLTPVLESWNPHDHQ, from the coding sequence GTGGTCCTTCAAGCTCAAGAAGGACGACTGACCACGTCCCGCGCACGCGTCCTCGTGGCCACCGCGGTCCCCGCCGAACGGGACGCGGTGGCACGGGCGTTGCCGGATCCGTCCGCCGACATCCGGCTGCCCGGCGTGACCCTGTACCGCACCGCCGGGATCTACGACCTCCTCGCCGCCGGAGTCGGACCGGCCCTGGCCGCCGCCTCCGTCTCCGCCGCCCTCACGGCGGCCGCGCTGAACGGCGCCCCCTACGGTCTCGTCGTCTCGACGGGCATCGCCGGCGGCTTCGCGCCCGCCGCCCCCGTCGGCTCCCTGGTCGTCGCCGACGAGATCACCGCCGCCGACCTCGGCGCCGAGACCGCCGACGGCTTCCTGCCGGTCACCGAGCTGGGCTTCGGCACGGTCACCCACCGTCCGCCCGAGTCCCTCGTACGGGAGACCTCGGCCGCCGCCGGGGCCCTCACCGGCGTCGTCCTGACCGTCTCGACGGTCACCGGCACCGCCGCCCGGGCCGCCGCCCTGCGCGAGCGCCACCCGCGCGCTCTCGCCGAGGCGATGGAGGGCTTCGGGGTCGCCGAGGCGGCCGCCGCGCACGGCGCGCCCGTGCTGGAGATCCGCGCGGTCTCCAACCCCGTCGGCCCGCGCGACCGCGCCGCCTGGCGCATCGGCGATGCGCTGGCCGCCCTGACCACGGCCTTCGGGAAGCTCACCCCCGTCCTGGAGAGTTGGAACCCACATGACCACCAGTGA
- a CDS encoding 1,4-dihydroxy-6-naphthoate synthase has protein sequence MTTSEQPLRIAYSPCPNDTFVFDALAHGRVPGAPALDVTFADIDLTNGMAERGEFDVLKVSYAVLPYVLDEYALLPCGGALGRGCGPLVLTREAGTDLTGRTVAVPSERSTAYLLFRLWAADTVPGGVGEIVVLPFHEIMPAVRDGKVDAGLVIHEARFTYQNYGLHKLSDMGEHWEDTTGLPIPLGAIIAKRSLGADTLTLLADSIRTSVRAAWDAPEVSRPYVMEHAQEMDPSVADQHIGLYVNEFTADLREDGYAAVRGLLTRAAAEGLVPALGPEALSFP, from the coding sequence ATGACCACCAGTGAGCAGCCGCTGCGGATCGCGTACTCCCCCTGCCCGAACGACACCTTCGTCTTCGACGCCCTCGCCCACGGCCGCGTGCCGGGCGCGCCCGCGCTCGACGTCACGTTCGCGGACATCGACCTCACCAACGGCATGGCCGAGCGCGGCGAGTTCGACGTGCTGAAGGTGTCGTACGCGGTGCTGCCGTACGTCCTCGACGAGTACGCGCTGCTGCCGTGCGGAGGCGCGCTGGGCCGGGGCTGTGGCCCGCTGGTGCTGACCAGGGAGGCCGGGACGGACCTCACCGGCCGCACGGTCGCCGTGCCGAGCGAACGGTCGACGGCGTACCTGCTGTTCCGCCTCTGGGCGGCGGACACGGTCCCGGGGGGCGTCGGCGAGATCGTCGTCCTGCCGTTCCACGAGATCATGCCGGCCGTGCGGGACGGGAAGGTCGACGCGGGCCTGGTCATCCACGAGGCCCGCTTCACCTACCAGAACTACGGCCTGCACAAGCTCTCGGACATGGGCGAGCACTGGGAGGACACCACCGGCCTGCCCATCCCCCTGGGCGCGATCATCGCCAAGCGCTCACTGGGGGCGGACACGCTGACCCTGCTGGCCGACTCGATCCGCACGTCCGTGCGCGCCGCCTGGGACGCCCCCGAGGTCTCCCGCCCGTACGTCATGGAACACGCCCAGGAAATGGACCCGTCGGTCGCCGACCAGCACATCGGCCTGTACGTGAACGAGTTCACGGCCGACCTGCGCGAGGACGGCTACGCGGCGGTACGCGGACTGCTCACACGCGCTGCGGCCGAGGGACTGGTACCTGCGCTGGGGCCCGAGGCGCTTTCGTTTCCCTGA
- a CDS encoding cold-shock protein produces MPTGKVKWFNSEKGFGFLSRDDGGDVFVHSSVLPAGVEALKPGQRVEFGVVAGQRGDQALSVVILDPTPSVAAAQRKKPDELASIVQDLTTLLENITPMLEKGRYPEKTSGKKIAGLLRAVADQLDV; encoded by the coding sequence GTGCCTACCGGCAAGGTCAAGTGGTTCAACAGCGAGAAGGGCTTCGGCTTTCTCTCCCGCGACGACGGCGGTGACGTCTTCGTCCATTCCTCGGTCCTCCCCGCCGGAGTCGAGGCACTGAAGCCGGGCCAGCGGGTGGAGTTCGGCGTCGTCGCCGGACAGCGCGGCGACCAGGCACTCTCCGTCGTCATTCTCGACCCGACCCCGTCGGTCGCCGCGGCGCAGCGCAAGAAGCCCGACGAACTGGCCTCCATCGTCCAGGATCTGACCACCCTTCTCGAGAACATCACCCCGATGCTCGAGAAGGGCCGCTACCCGGAGAAGACCTCCGGCAAGAAGATCGCCGGTCTACTGCGCGCGGTCGCCGACCAGTTGGACGTGTAA
- a CDS encoding HAD family hydrolase: protein MTSPALTVGFDLDMTLIDSRPGIRATYVALAERTGTYIDADLVVTRLGPPPETELAHWYPAEQVAAIADLYRSLYPEYGVTGATALPGAREAIAAVRAAGGRAIVVTAKHQPNAKLQVEHLRLGPDAVIGDLWAEEKAEALREHGASVYVGDHVGDVRGAHTAGALSVAVPTGPIGAEELRTAGADVVLADLTEFPAWLSGHLSN from the coding sequence ATGACGTCACCCGCGCTCACCGTCGGCTTCGACCTCGACATGACCCTGATCGATTCCCGGCCCGGTATCCGCGCCACCTATGTGGCGCTCGCCGAGCGGACGGGGACGTACATCGACGCCGACCTCGTGGTCACCCGGCTCGGTCCGCCGCCGGAGACGGAGCTGGCCCACTGGTACCCGGCGGAGCAGGTGGCGGCCATCGCCGACCTCTACCGCTCGCTGTACCCCGAATACGGCGTCACCGGCGCGACCGCGCTGCCCGGCGCCCGGGAGGCGATCGCGGCCGTGCGGGCGGCCGGCGGGCGGGCCATCGTCGTCACCGCCAAGCACCAGCCCAACGCGAAGCTGCAGGTGGAGCATCTGCGCCTGGGCCCCGACGCGGTGATAGGCGATCTGTGGGCCGAGGAGAAGGCGGAGGCGCTGCGCGAGCACGGTGCGAGCGTCTACGTCGGCGACCACGTGGGGGACGTGCGCGGCGCCCACACCGCCGGGGCGCTGTCGGTCGCCGTGCCGACCGGGCCGATCGGCGCGGAGGAACTGCGGACGGCCGGTGCGGATGTCGTGCTCGCCGACCTGACCGAATTCCCCGCCTGGCTCTCCGGACACCTGAGCAACTAG